DNA from Paludisphaera mucosa:
TCACCAGGACCTTGTGGCCCTCCATGGCCAGCGCGGCGGCCAGATTGACCGTCGACGTCGTCTTGCCGACGCCGCCCTTTTGGTTGAGCACCGCGATCCGCCGCATCGTATCTCCCTCCGTGGACTTGATCTGCGCCAGCCGGCCCGGCCGCCGAGGGCCCCGTCCATCCCTGTCGAGTCGACGCCTCGTCGAACCCGCGGGACCCGGCCCGAGCCTTTGGACCGGAGTCTATCCCTTTCGCCCCGAGGCGCTAAGTCGAATCGAGGACCCTCCGACGCCTTCCACACTCGCGGGGGAAGGCAGACCCCGCAGGGGTCGGATGAGGGGGAGGACGAGCAAGAGGGCCGACGGAATTCGCAATACAGCCCTAAGTTACGCCGACGCACGACTCGCTTGTCCTCCCCCTCGTCCGGCCCTCCGGGCCACTTTCCCCGCGAGGGGGGAAGGCCGTCGATCGGGGGCGGCCGCTCAGTCGTGGTTTTCGAGCCGTCCCTGGTTCTTCTTCTTGGCGAGCTTGGGGGCGAGTTCATCGAGGAAGAGGTCGCGGGATTCGTCGGCCGCGCGGCGGAGGCGGGCGAGCAGGCCCTCGACGGACTCGTGGAAGGCCTCGTCCTGGCGGCCCAGGGCCACGAACGTCTCGACCTCGGTGAGCGCGACGACGGCGTCTTGATGTTCGCCGAGGACGTCCTGGATCTTGCGCGCCAGGTTGATGATCCGCCTGGCGCGCTTCTCGGGCTTCGGGCCCAGGGCGGAGGCGACCAGCTCGGTGGTGTAACGCGCCCGCTTGGCCCGCTTGCGGATCTCGTGGAAGGCCACGTCGGGGCTGTCGGCCGCGAGGCCGTCGGCGTCGCTCCGCAGCCGCTTCCACGCTTTCACCACGAGCGGCGGCAGGATCTTGCGGCAGGGCTTGCCGGCCCGCTCGCCGACCGGCGGGTCGTCGGCGGCCTTCTCAAGCTCGGCGAGCAGCTTCTTGAACCGTTCGCCCGTCAGGGTCCGGCGCATCGTCCGGCCCCCCTTCGTCCGCCGCCCTTCCAACCAGTCGAAGAGGGGCTTGAGCGCCAGGCGGTCGGCCTCGGACTCGCCCTTCTCGAAGCGTTCGCGGAGGACGTCCAGGTCGCGGACCTCGCCGATCGCGCCGCCGAGCCATCGCAGCTCGGCCGCCAGGTGGTCGCGCCACTCGGCGTCCAGCAGCTTCCCGAAGGCCTGCAGCTCGCTGCGGAGCCGGCGGGCCGATGTGCGCAGCCGATGCACGCCTTCCGGCTCGCCCCCGCGCGCGGCGGGGTCGGCGATTTGGATCCGCTCGATCGCCGTCCTTAAAGACGCGACGATCGCCTTCGAAGCAGGATCGTCGGGGCCCGTCCGCTCGCGGTCGTCGTCGGGTCGAGGGGCCTCGGGGACGCTGGGATTCGCTGGGGAGCTCATGAGGGTCCAACAAACTGGAGAAGCTGTGCGGCAGTCCGCGTCCCTCACCATACGTCGTCGGTCCACGTCGCCACAAGGCGGCTCCCGCGGCTTAACGCAACGGGTGCAGCCCCCGCAGGCCCCGCCGGGCGTTGACTTCGCCGAGCGCCCGGGGCTCGGCGGCGAGCAGCTTGACGAGCTGGGTCGACGAGCAGCCGAGGGCCGCGGCGGCCTCCTTCACATCGTCGTCGCGGCCGGCCAGGACGTCGAGGGCCTCGGCCAGGAGCGCGGGGAAGTCGTCGTGCTCGGGGCTGACGACGATCCGCCCTCCCCGCAGGCGGGACGCCCAGCGCGGGCTCGGCGCGGTCGCGGCGGGCGTGCGGATCTCCAGCGCCAGCCGGAGTCGGAGCCGGAAGAGGGCCTCGCGGCGGTTCTCGCCCTGGGAACGGCGCTCGGAGGCCTCGGCCACGGTCCCGGTCGGCCGGTGGGTCAGGATGACGGCCGTCTCGACCTTGTTGCGGTTCTGCCCGCCGGGCCCCGAGCGCCGGGTCGTCCGGAAGTCGCACTCGGCGGCGAGCCGGTCGGGGTCGAGAGCCGCGGGATGGCCGCTCATGTCGGAGGTTGCTCCCGAAGGTCCAATTCAGATCGTCGTTGGAAGGCCTTCCCCCCTCGCGGGTGATGAGGGGGAGGATGAGCGAGGCCCCTTCGGAATTCAAAGGCAGATTGGAAGTTAGGGCGTCGGTATTCGTGCTCGTCTCCCCCTCGTCCGGCCCTTCGGGCCACCTTCCCCCGCGAGGGGGCAAGGACCTTATAGGGGGGGACAAACCGGCCCTAACCGAGCAGCCTCTCAGCGAGTCCAGGTCCGGTTCCGAAGGGCGGCGAGGTCTTCGGTGGTCGCGACGCCCGTGGTGCCGACCTGATGGACGACGATCGACGAGGCGAGCACGGCCAGCTCGACGGCCTCGCCCAGCGAGGCCCCCGCCGCCAGCGCCGCGGCCAGGTTGGCCGTGACCGAATCGC
Protein-coding regions in this window:
- a CDS encoding CHAD domain-containing protein, which encodes MSSPANPSVPEAPRPDDDRERTGPDDPASKAIVASLRTAIERIQIADPAARGGEPEGVHRLRTSARRLRSELQAFGKLLDAEWRDHLAAELRWLGGAIGEVRDLDVLRERFEKGESEADRLALKPLFDWLEGRRTKGGRTMRRTLTGERFKKLLAELEKAADDPPVGERAGKPCRKILPPLVVKAWKRLRSDADGLAADSPDVAFHEIRKRAKRARYTTELVASALGPKPEKRARRIINLARKIQDVLGEHQDAVVALTEVETFVALGRQDEAFHESVEGLLARLRRAADESRDLFLDELAPKLAKKKNQGRLENHD
- a CDS encoding peptide chain release factor family protein — its product is MSGHPAALDPDRLAAECDFRTTRRSGPGGQNRNKVETAVILTHRPTGTVAEASERRSQGENRREALFRLRLRLALEIRTPAATAPSPRWASRLRGGRIVVSPEHDDFPALLAEALDVLAGRDDDVKEAAAALGCSSTQLVKLLAAEPRALGEVNARRGLRGLHPLR